In one window of Lewinella sp. 4G2 DNA:
- a CDS encoding septal ring lytic transglycosylase RlpA family protein, with the protein MRTLILLTTLILLSTGADAQTRMATYYHQKFYGRLTSTGEKLNPRLFTAASKQYDWGTILEVTNLDNGRTTQVRVNDCGPHAKGNILDLSQAAAEELDMIRAGRVPVSVKVIRQSTAGPTCSRGAWSKRLRAEGRPIPPPPPNWKPGDTPSAAVASAPPASVERRPERERVPQPTGFPNQPATVPPGYLPADFIPAAAPERTVNGSGNFRVLVGTYEDPENARKMALRLSKAAKEDVVIISDGRFNRVYAGQYEQQRQAEALRKRLKRAGFKYAIVRDVPGR; encoded by the coding sequence ATGCGCACACTGATCTTACTCACCACACTCATCTTGCTTTCCACCGGGGCCGACGCCCAGACGCGGATGGCCACGTATTACCACCAGAAGTTCTACGGCCGGCTGACGAGTACCGGTGAAAAGCTCAACCCACGGCTCTTTACCGCCGCCAGTAAACAGTACGACTGGGGCACGATACTGGAAGTCACCAACTTGGACAATGGCCGGACGACCCAGGTCCGCGTCAACGACTGCGGGCCGCACGCCAAAGGGAATATTCTCGACCTCTCTCAAGCGGCTGCCGAAGAGTTGGACATGATCCGGGCGGGGCGGGTGCCCGTCTCCGTTAAGGTTATTCGCCAGAGTACGGCTGGTCCCACTTGTTCCCGGGGGGCTTGGTCCAAAAGGTTACGGGCGGAAGGCCGGCCCATTCCGCCACCGCCGCCCAACTGGAAACCGGGGGATACGCCATCCGCAGCCGTCGCTAGCGCCCCACCCGCTTCAGTTGAGCGCCGTCCTGAGCGTGAAAGAGTTCCCCAACCCACTGGATTTCCCAACCAGCCCGCAACGGTGCCACCGGGTTACTTGCCCGCCGACTTCATACCCGCGGCAGCGCCCGAAAGAACGGTGAATGGATCGGGGAATTTCCGCGTTTTGGTGGGGACGTACGAAGACCCGGAGAACGCCAGGAAGATGGCCCTGCGGCTCAGTAAGGCGGCGAAAGAAGACGTGGTAATTATTAGCGATGGCCGCTTCAACCGGGTCTATGCGGGGCAGTACGAGCAACAACGGCAGGCCGAAGCGCTACGCAAACGGCTCAAACGGGCGGGCTTTAAGTACGCGATCGTGCGCGACGTGCCCGGCCGCTAA
- a CDS encoding bestrophin family protein: protein MIIYKTNGPWFKDLGHLFTSYTMTRISKSVIAIGIYAALFVGAVEYWDLHEYLAMDTMMFSVLGLILGLFLGFRTNTAYDRWWEARKQWGALVNHSRNMAIYVDSMWPESDTGIRRFMAKHIGNFCLALAWHLRDGVKLDNLVYLSEEEIAYYSTKDHVPNFIALRIFQRMAEAHRNGDINEGDYINIKAQHQALLDILGACERIKKTPIPFSYNVYLKLFVTAYGILLPMGLEESFGWTTVPLTMLVFFALLGIELMGEEIEDPFGLDCNDLPTNDIAHTIKGNVFEILEDRKPVEHDRVEQYSKVF from the coding sequence ATGATCATTTATAAGACTAACGGCCCCTGGTTCAAGGACCTCGGCCACCTGTTTACTTCTTACACGATGACGCGGATCTCGAAGTCCGTCATCGCCATCGGCATCTACGCCGCCCTGTTCGTCGGCGCCGTGGAATACTGGGATCTCCACGAGTACCTGGCCATGGATACGATGATGTTTTCCGTGCTCGGTCTCATCCTCGGTCTCTTTCTGGGCTTCCGGACGAACACCGCCTACGACCGCTGGTGGGAAGCCCGCAAACAGTGGGGCGCCCTCGTGAACCACAGCCGGAACATGGCGATCTACGTCGATTCCATGTGGCCGGAATCCGACACGGGCATCCGCCGCTTCATGGCCAAGCACATCGGGAATTTCTGCCTCGCGCTGGCTTGGCACCTGCGCGACGGCGTCAAGCTCGACAACCTCGTTTACCTCAGCGAAGAAGAGATCGCTTATTACTCCACCAAAGATCACGTCCCCAATTTCATCGCCCTGCGCATCTTCCAGCGCATGGCCGAGGCCCACCGGAACGGCGACATCAACGAGGGGGATTACATCAACATCAAGGCCCAGCACCAGGCCCTGCTGGACATCCTCGGCGCCTGCGAACGCATCAAGAAAACGCCGATCCCGTTCAGCTACAACGTCTACCTCAAGCTGTTCGTGACGGCCTACGGTATCCTGCTGCCCATGGGCCTGGAGGAGAGTTTTGGTTGGACGACCGTGCCCCTCACCATGCTCGTTTTCTTCGCCCTGCTCGGCATCGAACTCATGGGTGAAGAGATCGAAGACCCCTTCGGCCTCGACTGCAACGACCTACCGACGAACGACATCGCCCACACCATCAAGGGTAATGTTTTCGAGATCCTCGAAGACCGTAAGCCCGTGGAGCATGACCGGGTAGAGCAGTATTCGAAAGTATTTTAG
- a CDS encoding T9SS type A sorting domain-containing protein — MAYTPLRISVPEPCHEDWNGMTPVDGTTARHCDSCAKNVVDFTGFSDAELRAYTKENGAKICGRFRPDQLGRELRATHKPSYTPLKVAATAAGMLFGSTGLDAQATPTPPPADPIEIDYPEIMGEIAAPLIPELVDTLPPAPPKQLDTPIIQHHMIMGRIATPMSPPPPVPAPTVDSIPAIPPPPPPPPIIIKCGTMPHTETYLPPRIEVDSSGGGETITGNLQVRDIATPPLPPPPPEYDDIETTMGIVYIEPSKPTGWDLVRDTIVDTFSAPDPSARPLSEHPRQRPLAPEYLENVVISPNPMVRKLRLQLTLPETGTLQIELVDARGQLLYELISPVFAGANEITLRPDLPRRHGIIFVRLTDATGARVTRPVVVR, encoded by the coding sequence ATGGCTTACACTCCCCTCCGTATTTCCGTCCCCGAACCCTGCCACGAAGATTGGAATGGCATGACGCCCGTCGATGGGACCACCGCCCGCCACTGCGACTCCTGCGCCAAGAACGTCGTCGACTTCACCGGCTTTTCCGATGCCGAACTGCGGGCCTACACCAAAGAAAATGGCGCCAAGATCTGCGGCCGCTTCCGCCCGGACCAACTCGGCCGCGAACTCCGCGCCACCCACAAACCCAGCTACACTCCACTCAAAGTGGCCGCCACCGCCGCGGGGATGCTCTTCGGCTCGACCGGGTTAGATGCGCAGGCTACACCCACCCCGCCACCGGCGGACCCGATTGAGATCGATTACCCGGAAATCATGGGGGAGATCGCTGCGCCGCTCATTCCTGAGTTGGTGGATACGCTGCCGCCGGCCCCACCGAAGCAATTGGATACACCGATCATTCAACATCATATGATCATGGGGCGGATAGCTACGCCGATGTCCCCGCCACCACCGGTACCCGCTCCTACCGTTGATTCTATTCCGGCTATTCCACCGCCACCGCCGCCACCACCAATTATTATTAAGTGCGGCACAATGCCTCATACTGAGACGTACCTGCCGCCAAGGATTGAAGTCGATAGCTCTGGGGGAGGAGAAACGATTACAGGAAACCTTCAGGTAAGAGATATCGCCACTCCTCCACTCCCGCCGCCACCGCCGGAATACGACGATATCGAGACGACCATGGGCATCGTCTACATAGAGCCATCGAAACCTACTGGCTGGGACCTCGTCCGCGATACCATCGTCGATACGTTCTCTGCTCCCGATCCCAGCGCTCGCCCACTTTCTGAGCACCCGCGACAGCGCCCATTGGCTCCGGAATACCTGGAAAACGTCGTCATCTCACCGAACCCGATGGTGCGCAAACTGCGCCTGCAACTGACGCTCCCCGAAACCGGTACGCTGCAAATTGAGTTGGTGGACGCCAGGGGACAACTGCTCTACGAACTAATCTCGCCAGTCTTCGCCGGCGCAAATGAAATCACGCTGCGGCCCGATCTCCCCCGCCGCCACGGCATCATTTTCGTTCGGCTGACGGATGCTACGGGTGCGCGGGTTACTCGACCGGTGGTAGTACGGTAG
- a CDS encoding GNAT family N-acetyltransferase: MAEPSTHPILQTERLRLSKPAVKDVPAIIALANNENVSRTTANMPFPYGEEHAVFWLNMANEGFANKTAYIFAIRNGTTEEFLGGIGLHVHAADEKAVIGYWVGEPHWNKGYVTEALGAIICFAFEELGMNKLEAVHLLENPASGKVMIKNGMVQEGVSIADSKRFGKFRDIARYRLLRSEYHLNAGKQKT; encoded by the coding sequence CTTCCACGCACCCCATTCTGCAAACCGAACGACTACGCCTTTCCAAACCAGCCGTAAAGGACGTCCCCGCCATCATCGCGTTGGCCAACAACGAAAACGTTTCGCGTACTACGGCGAATATGCCCTTCCCCTACGGTGAGGAACACGCCGTGTTTTGGCTGAATATGGCTAACGAAGGTTTTGCAAATAAAACCGCCTACATTTTCGCCATCCGTAATGGCACCACTGAAGAATTTCTGGGCGGGATTGGGTTACACGTCCACGCGGCCGACGAAAAAGCGGTCATCGGCTACTGGGTCGGGGAACCGCACTGGAACAAGGGTTACGTAACGGAAGCGCTGGGAGCCATCATTTGCTTCGCCTTTGAGGAATTAGGAATGAATAAATTGGAGGCCGTCCACCTCCTCGAGAACCCCGCTTCCGGAAAGGTGATGATCAAGAATGGCATGGTGCAGGAAGGCGTATCCATCGCCGACAGCAAGCGCTTCGGGAAGTTTCGAGATATTGCTCGTTACCGTTTGCTGCGTTCAGAGTATCACCTAAATGCCGGAAAGCAGAAAACATAA